Proteins from a genomic interval of Capsicum annuum cultivar UCD-10X-F1 chromosome 4, UCD10Xv1.1, whole genome shotgun sequence:
- the LOC107867764 gene encoding 60S ribosomal protein L15 — protein sequence MGAYTYVSELWRKKQSDVMRFLQRVRCWEYRQLPSIVRVTRPTRPDKARRLGYKAKQGYVVYRVRVKRGGRKRPVSKGIVYGKPTNQGVTQLKFQRSKRSVAEERAGRKLGGLRVLNSYWINEDSTYKYYEVILVDQAHAAIQNDPRINWICNPVHKHRELRGLTSAGKKYRGLRGRGHLHHKARPSRRATWKRNQTLSLRRYR from the exons ATGG GTGCTTACACTTATGTGTCGGAGCTATGGAGGAAGAAGCAGTCAGATGTGATGAGGTTCTTACAAAGGGTGAGGTGTTGGGAGTACCGCCAGCTCCCATCTATTGTCCGTGTCACTAGGCCTACCCGTCCTGACAAGGCACGCCGCCTGGGCTACAAGGCCAAGCAG GGCTATGTGGTCTACCGTGTACGTGTGAAACGTGGTGGAAGGAAGAGACCAGTTTCCAAGGGTATTGTGTATGGTAAACCAACCAACCAGGGAGTCACCCAATTGAAATTTCAGCGCAGCAAGAGATCTGTCGCCGAAGAGCGTGCTGGTAGGAAATTGGGTGGTCTTAGAGTCCTCAACTCGTACTGGATTAACGAG GATTCAACCTACAAGTATTATGAGGTAATATTGGTTGACCAAGCCCATGCTGCTATTCAGAACGATCCAAGGATCAACTGGATCTGCAACCCAGTGCATAAGCACAGAGAATTACGTGGTCTCACTTCAGCTGGTAAGAAATACAGGGGTCTCCGTGGAAGGGGACATCTGCACCACAAAGCTCGCCCCTCAAGAAGGGCAACCTGGAAGAGGAACCAGACTCTGTCTCTCCGCCGTTACCGTTGA